The proteins below are encoded in one region of Elusimicrobiota bacterium:
- a CDS encoding S41 family peptidase, with protein MFKKKKGFLVLVLFLIIGVSLLKYDMVKAASDDVYNQIKILSQILVYVRESYVDEPDMKKLIYGAADGMMRTLDPFSQFMEPTEAKEMKVHTEGHFGGLGIRISESNDGWITVVTPIPGTPAWRMGILPEDKIIKINGEDAKDLSTDKAVEKLRGLPGTKVTITLFRKDKEPFDLTLTREDIPVVTVVGAKMLTDTIGYFRVTEMNAKTTEELDIALSELTKQGMKSIVFDLRNDPGGLLNTAVDICKRFVGENKLIVFTQGRKFPRQDYRSDSTAPYANVPMVVLVNKGSASGAEIVAGCMQDHKRAVIIGMQSFGKGSVQSLLPLEGGASLRLTTQKYYTPSGRSIHRDPVKKTGGITPDIVIDVTRETEIALQKQELDDEIANAKDKGKEKDKDKDKKSVSPAAGKPDAYNVVTSTAIVQNVKAKDEILERGIQILQVRDILIGK; from the coding sequence ATGTTTAAGAAAAAGAAAGGATTTTTAGTTTTGGTGTTATTTTTAATAATAGGAGTATCATTATTAAAGTATGACATGGTCAAAGCAGCTTCTGATGACGTCTATAACCAGATAAAGATTTTATCACAGATACTGGTATATGTAAGAGAAAGTTATGTAGATGAGCCGGATATGAAAAAGCTTATTTACGGTGCTGCTGACGGAATGATGAGGACACTTGACCCTTTTTCTCAGTTCATGGAACCTACTGAAGCAAAAGAGATGAAAGTTCATACAGAAGGTCATTTTGGGGGTTTAGGAATCAGAATATCCGAATCAAATGACGGTTGGATTACAGTAGTTACACCTATACCAGGGACACCGGCGTGGAGAATGGGTATTTTACCGGAAGATAAAATTATAAAAATTAACGGCGAAGATGCCAAAGATCTTTCAACAGATAAGGCAGTTGAAAAATTGCGGGGTCTCCCCGGCACCAAGGTAACGATAACTTTATTTCGTAAAGATAAAGAACCGTTTGATTTAACATTGACGAGAGAAGATATTCCGGTTGTAACGGTTGTAGGAGCGAAGATGCTTACTGATACCATAGGTTATTTTAGGGTTACTGAAATGAACGCAAAAACAACCGAAGAATTAGACATTGCGCTTTCTGAGCTAACGAAGCAAGGTATGAAGTCAATTGTTTTTGATTTGAGAAATGACCCGGGCGGGTTGCTGAATACTGCTGTCGATATCTGTAAAAGATTTGTCGGTGAAAATAAATTGATTGTTTTTACCCAGGGCAGAAAGTTCCCGAGACAGGATTACCGCAGCGATTCAACTGCTCCTTATGCAAATGTTCCTATGGTTGTTTTAGTTAATAAGGGTTCTGCATCCGGGGCTGAAATAGTTGCCGGTTGTATGCAAGATCACAAGAGAGCAGTTATTATAGGAATGCAGTCATTCGGTAAGGGTTCTGTCCAATCGCTTCTTCCGCTTGAAGGTGGAGCATCGCTTAGACTAACAACTCAAAAATATTATACGCCATCCGGGAGAAGTATTCATAGAGATCCAGTGAAAAAAACGGGTGGAATAACTCCTGATATAGTTATCGATGTTACACGCGAGACAGAAATTGCACTTCAGAAACAGGAATTAGATGATGAAATTGCAAATGCTAAAGATAAAGGTAAAGAAAAGGATAAAGATAAAGATAAAAAATCTGTTTCACCTGCAGCGGGTAAGCCCGACGCTTACAATGTTGTAACATCAACTGCAATTGTTCAAAA
- a CDS encoding peptidoglycan DD-metalloendopeptidase family protein — MFFQKNNKKKIIGLKRQTENQFMKVLAGIIYFSIIAFSCICYTYADNYDKQIKEYKQKIKKSKKELTGVKTEISKKEDNVKIIKKKEASIESQLENILRNLESTKIELQKTKILIAQQQKSIDGLKIKLEITKKEMIKWKDTLRNEIRFAYIQGVGRPVTDEYSARILLSSNSSADLVKRYKFLQLLARQKSFVYLQTAKNVNKYESLKIKLESGMEELKNLELKKGISEQTYSRQKNDKKQLLSTVVKKRIFYEQEIGSLRDSETMLSELIDLLEKKAKETEKQKEEERLSRIKMSKKKGLISWPIEGETSDLRKNVSSIFGKQKHPELDTWVINNGIRIKSILGQNIIAIDKGKVVFAGEFKSYGKMVIIDHLGGFYSIYGNLDKIMVKEEQEIQKGEVIGIVGISVYTQDASLYFELRRDGVPQDPLSWLK; from the coding sequence ATGTTTTTTCAAAAAAACAATAAAAAGAAAATAATAGGCTTAAAACGGCAAACTGAAAATCAATTCATGAAGGTTTTAGCGGGGATTATTTATTTCAGTATAATTGCTTTTTCTTGTATTTGTTATACTTATGCTGATAATTATGATAAACAGATAAAAGAATATAAACAGAAAATAAAAAAGAGTAAAAAAGAGCTGACCGGGGTTAAAACAGAAATTTCTAAAAAAGAAGATAATGTAAAAATTATAAAAAAAAAGGAAGCGTCAATAGAATCACAACTTGAAAATATTCTAAGAAACCTTGAATCAACAAAAATTGAATTACAAAAAACAAAAATATTGATTGCTCAACAGCAAAAATCTATAGACGGTTTAAAAATTAAGTTAGAAATAACAAAGAAAGAAATGATTAAGTGGAAAGATACGCTAAGAAACGAGATAAGGTTTGCATATATCCAGGGAGTAGGAAGACCGGTTACTGATGAATATTCGGCAAGGATATTGCTTTCTTCGAATTCATCGGCTGATTTGGTAAAACGTTATAAATTCTTGCAGCTTTTAGCAAGACAAAAATCGTTCGTTTATCTTCAAACAGCAAAAAATGTAAACAAATATGAATCACTTAAAATTAAACTTGAAAGCGGGATGGAAGAACTGAAAAATCTTGAATTAAAGAAAGGTATTTCAGAACAAACATATTCAAGACAAAAAAATGATAAAAAACAGCTTCTTTCAACTGTTGTTAAGAAACGCATTTTTTATGAACAGGAAATTGGCAGCTTAAGAGACTCTGAAACGATGCTTTCTGAATTAATAGATCTTTTAGAAAAAAAAGCTAAAGAAACAGAAAAACAAAAAGAAGAAGAACGGTTATCCAGGATTAAAATGTCGAAAAAGAAAGGTTTAATATCCTGGCCTATAGAAGGTGAAACATCTGATTTAAGAAAAAATGTTTCATCAATTTTTGGCAAACAAAAACATCCGGAACTGGATACTTGGGTAATTAACAACGGGATAAGAATAAAATCAATACTTGGTCAGAATATAATTGCAATAGATAAAGGAAAAGTAGTTTTTGCCGGTGAGTTTAAGTCATATGGGAAAATGGTAATTATTGACCATTTAGGAGGGTTTTATTCCATATACGGTAATCTTGATAAAATAATGGTTAAAGAAGAACAGGAAATACAAAAAGGTGAAGTCATAGGTATCGTAGGGATTTCAGTTTATACGCAGGATGCATCGCTATATTTTGAATTAAGGCGAGATGGTGTACCCCAGGACCCGCTTAGCTGGTTGAAGTAA
- a CDS encoding permease-like cell division protein FtsX has translation MKYIKKLSLLGIIFILVSLIFYGFFSLVLKNLFSYLTLLEERVEIVAFISDNVENDNQKDELLKKISDIETIEKIKYTSKAEAIEEFKKNQEFAKQIKILDENPLPATVDIYLTKKDPETIKRVAEEVKLIDGIEEIYYTSVEAENLLAINKVFRNLSRFGNLIFSLFIIISFVAVFLSTNKKEYIHGIYDGIVGGGIGFYILNIIYKHLFVPNFKAPVFFSRYEIILILIIVIVASLALRIPKNVFSKKQ, from the coding sequence ATGAAATATATTAAAAAACTATCGTTACTGGGAATTATTTTTATATTAGTCAGTTTGATTTTTTATGGATTTTTTTCACTTGTTTTAAAGAATCTGTTTTCTTATCTTACATTACTTGAAGAACGGGTTGAAATTGTTGCATTCATAAGCGATAATGTAGAAAATGATAATCAAAAGGACGAACTTTTAAAAAAGATAAGCGATATTGAAACAATAGAAAAAATAAAATATACCTCCAAAGCAGAAGCGATTGAAGAGTTTAAGAAAAACCAGGAATTTGCCAAACAAATTAAAATTCTTGACGAAAACCCGCTTCCCGCAACAGTCGATATTTATTTAACGAAAAAAGATCCCGAGACAATTAAAAGGGTAGCAGAAGAAGTCAAATTAATAGACGGTATAGAAGAAATATATTACACTTCAGTTGAAGCTGAAAATCTGCTAGCGATAAATAAAGTATTTAGAAACTTAAGCAGGTTTGGAAATCTTATTTTCAGCTTATTTATTATTATTTCATTTGTTGCTGTATTTTTGTCGACAAATAAAAAAGAATATATTCACGGAATATATGACGGAATTGTCGGGGGAGGAATTGGTTTTTATATCTTAAATATAATTTATAAACATTTATTTGTTCCAAATTTTAAGGCACCGGTTTTCTTTTCGAGATATGAAATTATATTAATTTTAATAATTGTAATAGTTGCAAGCTTAGCATTGAGAATACCAAAAAATGTTTTTTCAAAAAAACAATAA
- the csaB gene encoding polysaccharide pyruvyl transferase CsaB encodes MSDIVISGYYGFKNTGDELILKAIVNDLRFYKPGIKITVLSATPKETAITYNLRSINRWNLFTILKEIKNCKMLVSGAGGLFQDTTGSLSLWYYLLIIFIAAIFKKTVFVYAVGIGEIRHLFNRYFIKNCFNKVNRITVRTRQDKEMLESFGVRKEITITADPVFGLDLEPYKKNNNIQNNQIGVIIRKTGNWKKDIKIFSELSRLFMENTGTKIIFIPFQKTSDLKILRMIQNEIAQKTEIFIWEEIDDILKLFSRLDVIVSMRLHGLILASKYGIPFVPISRYSKITNFLSLIGYENSAKINEFTSGDIYKYTLNEISGKKNGINKTFEILEDLKNKAKKTAELCISELERNKLS; translated from the coding sequence ATGTCTGATATAGTTATTTCCGGTTATTATGGTTTCAAAAATACAGGCGATGAACTTATTCTTAAAGCAATAGTAAATGATTTAAGATTTTACAAGCCTGGGATAAAAATTACTGTATTGTCAGCGACACCAAAAGAAACGGCAATAACATATAATTTGCGCTCAATTAACAGATGGAATCTTTTTACCATATTAAAAGAGATTAAAAATTGTAAAATGCTTGTTTCGGGTGCCGGCGGTCTTTTCCAGGACACGACAGGTTCTTTAAGTCTATGGTATTACCTTTTAATAATATTTATTGCAGCTATTTTCAAAAAGACTGTTTTTGTTTATGCTGTAGGTATTGGTGAAATCAGGCATTTATTCAATAGATATTTTATTAAGAATTGTTTTAATAAAGTAAACCGCATTACAGTACGTACACGACAAGATAAAGAAATGTTAGAATCTTTCGGGGTAAGGAAAGAAATTACTATTACGGCAGATCCGGTGTTCGGGCTTGATTTAGAGCCGTATAAAAAGAACAATAATATACAAAATAATCAAATAGGTGTAATTATCAGAAAAACCGGTAATTGGAAAAAGGATATAAAAATATTTTCCGAACTTTCAAGGTTGTTCATGGAAAATACGGGGACAAAAATTATTTTTATACCATTTCAGAAAACATCAGATTTGAAAATACTTAGAATGATACAAAATGAGATTGCTCAAAAGACAGAAATTTTTATCTGGGAAGAAATTGATGATATATTAAAGCTGTTTTCACGGCTGGATGTAATTGTCAGCATGCGTTTACATGGTTTAATTCTTGCATCAAAGTATGGGATACCATTTGTCCCTATATCAAGATATTCGAAAATTACAAATTTCCTTAGTCTGATTGGGTATGAAAACTCCGCGAAAATAAATGAGTTTACGTCCGGAGATATTTATAAATATACGCTAAACGAAATATCAGGCAAAAAGAATGGTATAAATAAAACGTTTGAAATATTGGAAGATTTAAAAAATAAGGCAAAAAAAACAGCCGAATTGTGTATTTCAGAGCTTGAAAGGAACAAATTATCATGA
- a CDS encoding DUF5693 family protein codes for MLKKIVIIYIVFVIILSCMVIIPLKNRIHNEDNHSVALAIEYDDAANFFGVEKLVDFKNAGINTVVISDEKAKEYYEESGEIKYKKLPQEKYYGPSPEKISNASKLNLNIVLSVQGDISKVPVKTPGILSVILSDDFYGEIPKDFDYTFGLVEFAKQKEVRKILENTSTGFRVFKTRWEGDYKKNLERIKRAVLERNVRIVIVDLAQTDLENAIEYIRQSKNVLKEAGFNIERPAPVKDINVKLLKYTIFLKIISLLVALLSPVFIFLLLPNLSFIFTKRSPVLKTVAAFLILTLISLLSGVIIAGVLSMKNFMLEVDLFSGVKIASIMPVLFICYMLFKDNFNGFLKKPVLYIELFSLGVLILAAGFYIMRTGNYGSITSTEDTFRSLLEKIFYIRPRLKEFCIGHPFMLLASYLKYNVKSYMWKPFFVIGIIGQISIINTFCHIHTPFYISLLRSFNGICFGIILGIILIYIYSYFLGKTANV; via the coding sequence ATGTTAAAAAAAATAGTTATTATTTATATTGTTTTTGTTATTATACTTTCATGCATGGTCATCATACCGTTGAAAAACAGAATTCATAACGAAGACAACCATTCGGTGGCATTAGCGATTGAATATGATGATGCGGCTAACTTTTTCGGAGTTGAGAAATTAGTTGATTTTAAGAATGCCGGAATAAATACGGTCGTAATATCAGATGAAAAAGCAAAAGAATATTATGAGGAAAGCGGCGAGATAAAATACAAGAAACTTCCACAGGAAAAATATTATGGACCGTCGCCGGAAAAAATTTCAAATGCTTCAAAACTGAATCTTAATATTGTTTTGTCTGTACAGGGAGATATTTCTAAAGTGCCCGTAAAAACGCCGGGCATATTATCTGTTATTTTATCTGACGATTTTTACGGGGAAATTCCAAAAGATTTTGATTATACTTTCGGGCTTGTTGAATTTGCCAAGCAGAAAGAAGTTAGAAAAATATTGGAAAATACATCTACGGGATTCAGGGTATTTAAGACAAGATGGGAAGGGGATTATAAGAAAAATCTTGAAAGAATAAAAAGAGCAGTCTTAGAAAGGAATGTAAGGATAGTTATTGTTGATTTGGCACAAACTGATTTGGAGAATGCAATTGAATATATCCGTCAATCAAAAAATGTCCTGAAAGAAGCCGGATTTAACATAGAAAGACCTGCTCCGGTAAAAGATATAAACGTTAAACTTTTGAAATACACTATTTTTTTAAAAATCATTTCATTGCTTGTAGCATTATTATCTCCGGTATTTATATTTTTGTTATTGCCAAATCTCAGTTTTATATTCACCAAGAGGTCCCCTGTTTTAAAGACAGTTGCTGCTTTTCTTATATTAACACTAATTTCTTTATTATCCGGAGTTATAATTGCAGGTGTTTTATCAATGAAGAATTTTATGCTGGAAGTTGATTTATTTAGCGGAGTAAAGATAGCTTCAATTATGCCTGTGCTTTTTATATGTTATATGTTATTTAAAGATAATTTTAATGGGTTTCTAAAAAAACCTGTGTTATATATTGAATTGTTTTCTTTAGGTGTTTTGATTTTGGCAGCAGGTTTTTATATCATGAGAACCGGAAATTACGGCAGTATTACTTCTACGGAAGATACTTTCCGTTCTTTGCTGGAAAAAATATTTTATATCAGACCTCGTCTCAAGGAATTTTGTATCGGTCACCCGTTTATGCTGTTAGCTAGTTATCTTAAGTATAATGTAAAAAGTTATATGTGGAAACCATTTTTTGTTATTGGAATAATCGGGCAGATTTCAATAATAAATACATTTTGCCATATTCATACTCCATTTTATATTTCACTTTTAAGAAGTTTTAACGGAATATGTTTTGGGATAATTTTAGGTATAATATTAATTTATATTTATTCATACTTTCTTGGTAAAACAGCAAATGTCTGA
- a CDS encoding UTP--glucose-1-phosphate uridylyltransferase, protein MDILKKYNYDEKLFEDLRKKFLSGEFSDKNNIIKGKVESPDETKFFNSEKDLDTKQTLAEVGAAAIKSKKLGIVVVNGGMATRFGGVVKGIVEVYDKKSFLQIKLEQIKKVNLKYNVSIPIYIMNSFATENSTLKYLKENGYFGLENNIKCFSQFIAKRLNIDGSYFLPEKDSYYGPGHGDFIYAFQKSGFLNDFIKNGGEHLWYSNVDNLGATIDEQILGYHIEGKSEMTAELAVKYPGDKGGAPAVVDGHVEIVEQFKFPPDFNQDSISVFNTATYVFKASALKSSFSLPFYYVEKKVGDKKVIQFERLTGDLSAMLKTKYVVVDREKRFIPIKTPDDLERDRNNLKKRFD, encoded by the coding sequence ATGGATATTTTGAAAAAATATAATTATGATGAAAAGTTGTTTGAGGATTTAAGAAAAAAGTTTCTGTCGGGTGAATTTTCCGATAAAAATAACATTATCAAGGGAAAGGTGGAATCGCCTGATGAAACAAAATTTTTTAATTCAGAGAAAGATTTGGATACAAAACAAACATTGGCTGAGGTTGGGGCTGCTGCAATAAAGAGTAAAAAATTAGGTATTGTGGTTGTTAACGGCGGGATGGCGACAAGATTTGGCGGGGTTGTCAAAGGGATTGTTGAAGTTTATGATAAAAAGAGTTTTTTACAGATAAAACTTGAACAAATAAAAAAAGTTAACTTAAAATATAATGTTTCAATTCCGATTTACATAATGAATAGCTTTGCAACAGAGAATTCGACACTTAAATATCTTAAAGAAAACGGCTATTTCGGGCTTGAAAATAATATAAAGTGTTTTAGTCAGTTTATTGCAAAACGATTGAATATTGACGGGAGTTATTTTTTGCCGGAAAAAGACAGTTATTACGGTCCGGGACACGGCGATTTTATTTACGCGTTTCAAAAAAGCGGTTTTCTGAATGATTTTATTAAGAATGGCGGCGAACATTTATGGTATTCTAATGTAGATAATCTTGGAGCCACAATAGACGAGCAGATTTTGGGGTACCACATAGAAGGAAAATCGGAAATGACCGCTGAACTTGCCGTAAAATATCCCGGAGATAAAGGCGGTGCTCCGGCAGTTGTTGACGGGCATGTGGAAATTGTAGAGCAGTTCAAGTTCCCTCCGGATTTTAACCAGGATTCAATTTCTGTTTTCAACACAGCAACTTATGTTTTTAAAGCAAGTGCACTAAAAAGCTCCTTTTCATTACCTTTTTATTATGTTGAAAAAAAGGTCGGGGATAAAAAAGTTATACAGTTTGAACGGCTTACCGGTGACCTTTCTGCAATGCTAAAGACAAAATATGTTGTTGTTGATAGAGAAAAAAGATTCATTCCGATAAAGACCCCGGACGATTTAGAGAGAGATAGAAATAATCTTAAAAAGAGGTTTGACTAA
- the glgA gene encoding glycogen synthase, which translates to MKVTMMAKEYPPYVYGGAGVHLRYLAQELSKIMEVEVRCFGDQKIDEKTLKAIGYKGWEKLKGKKFSPTLETMSTNLISVLEDINSDVVHTHTWYGHFGGLLAKILYNIPFVATCHSLEPLRPWKEDQLGRGYQLSAWIEKICIESADKIIGVSGLMKQDILKYFTISPDKIEVIHNGVDLNKWKYTPLSPSLKKEYGIADDYILFVGRPTPQKGMEYLIDAADDIPVQIVFGAYGADTKDYEEQMTKKVEKKKNIVWIHKLLKEEEYIQLYSSAKVFVCPSIYEPFGIINLEAMACKTPVVAAATGGILEVVMPEETGILVEPKNSKQIADAVNRLLKDEKLRNKFSENGRARVEKYFSWEYIAQKTKKLYESLVK; encoded by the coding sequence ATGAAAGTAACAATGATGGCAAAAGAGTATCCTCCATATGTTTATGGAGGGGCAGGAGTTCACTTAAGGTATTTGGCACAGGAACTTTCAAAAATAATGGAAGTTGAAGTAAGGTGTTTTGGAGACCAGAAAATTGATGAAAAAACACTGAAAGCAATCGGCTATAAGGGTTGGGAAAAATTAAAAGGTAAAAAGTTCTCACCTACTCTTGAAACAATGTCTACAAATCTTATTTCCGTTTTAGAGGATATTAATTCCGATGTTGTTCATACACATACATGGTATGGGCATTTTGGCGGACTTCTTGCCAAAATATTATATAACATTCCGTTCGTTGCAACCTGTCATTCGTTAGAGCCCCTTAGGCCTTGGAAAGAAGACCAGTTAGGCAGAGGATATCAATTGAGTGCCTGGATTGAAAAAATATGTATAGAATCAGCAGATAAAATTATTGGTGTTTCAGGTTTAATGAAACAGGATATACTTAAGTATTTTACTATTTCTCCTGACAAGATTGAGGTTATTCATAACGGGGTTGACTTGAATAAGTGGAAATATACACCTTTGAGCCCGTCATTGAAAAAAGAATATGGTATAGCAGATGATTATATACTTTTTGTAGGCAGGCCTACGCCTCAGAAAGGAATGGAATATTTAATTGATGCTGCCGACGACATTCCCGTCCAGATTGTTTTCGGTGCTTATGGTGCTGATACTAAGGATTATGAAGAACAAATGACGAAAAAAGTTGAAAAGAAAAAGAATATTGTTTGGATTCATAAATTACTTAAAGAAGAAGAATATATTCAGTTATATAGTTCAGCAAAAGTTTTTGTTTGTCCTTCAATTTATGAGCCGTTTGGAATAATTAATCTTGAAGCTATGGCATGTAAAACACCTGTAGTCGCTGCTGCAACAGGCGGGATTTTAGAAGTTGTTATGCCGGAGGAAACAGGTATTCTGGTCGAGCCGAAAAATTCAAAACAAATAGCGGATGCTGTTAATAGACTTTTAAAAGATGAAAAATTAAGAAATAAATTCAGCGAAAACGGGCGAGCACGTGTTGAAAAATATTTTTCCTGGGAATATATTGCTCAAAAAACAAAAAAACTCTATGAGAGTCTTGTAAAATAA
- a CDS encoding DUF3416 domain-containing protein: MIIKNVYPEIEGGLYPVKTEVDRGFIVSCEIEGDEHPVLRYKRISEKKWKEILMLKEGVKYTASFTPITPGFYQYTIAGYSKILEVMVEKKYARFAAWYEMFPRSQGIQPGKSATFTDCENRLTDIKKMGFDVIYLPPIHPIGRSHRKGPNNSLNAGPNDPGCPWAIGNEQGGHKSVEPELGTVEDFKHFVKEANKVGIEIALDIALQCSPDHPYVKEHPEWFHKRPDGTIAYAENPPKKYEDIYPLNFYPPNKDMMWQEMKSIFVFWRKQGVTHFRVDNPHTKPTEFWGWVIRDIKKEYPDTVFLAEAFTNYEKLEELAKVGFSQSYTYFTWRNGKNELIEYVLKLTNFYLKDFLRANYFTNTPDICPPIIQSGGQPAFKMRVALASTLSSVYGIYSGYELCDGNAFPRTETYADSEKYQYKVWDWNKQGNIKDYIAKINEIRNSNPALQQYDNLRIYNSINDNIFFYGKKYGDNIILIAVNVNPFEIQNARVTVPVEEFGISSDTDYIVEELITGKKYVWHGRENYVRLEPHKEPVYIFRVVARPWRATKNEPQNELAVQHSKKFFELREKVTKHNDVYARRELAEFFNNEILWRVYTGETFDENYANTINIEARKYEFQSIIHAYITAPGH, translated from the coding sequence ATGATTATTAAAAATGTGTATCCGGAAATAGAAGGTGGGTTGTATCCTGTTAAAACTGAGGTTGACAGGGGGTTTATTGTTTCTTGTGAAATTGAAGGCGATGAGCATCCTGTTTTAAGATACAAAAGAATATCAGAAAAAAAATGGAAAGAGATTTTAATGCTTAAAGAGGGTGTAAAATATACTGCATCATTTACTCCGATAACACCGGGTTTTTATCAATATACAATTGCCGGTTACAGTAAAATATTAGAAGTTATGGTTGAAAAAAAATACGCACGTTTTGCAGCTTGGTATGAAATGTTTCCACGTTCACAAGGTATTCAACCCGGGAAAAGTGCGACATTCACTGACTGCGAAAATCGGTTAACTGATATCAAAAAAATGGGATTTGACGTTATATATTTACCGCCTATTCACCCTATAGGCAGGTCTCATCGCAAAGGACCTAATAATTCGTTAAATGCCGGACCAAATGATCCCGGTTGCCCGTGGGCTATTGGTAACGAGCAGGGTGGTCACAAGTCTGTGGAGCCGGAACTTGGAACAGTTGAGGATTTTAAACATTTCGTAAAGGAAGCCAATAAAGTTGGGATTGAAATCGCACTTGATATTGCGTTACAGTGTTCTCCCGACCACCCATATGTTAAAGAACATCCTGAGTGGTTTCACAAAAGACCTGATGGAACAATCGCCTATGCTGAAAACCCGCCAAAAAAATATGAAGATATATATCCGTTAAATTTTTATCCGCCGAACAAAGATATGATGTGGCAGGAGATGAAATCAATTTTTGTGTTTTGGAGGAAACAGGGTGTCACCCATTTTCGTGTTGATAATCCTCATACAAAGCCGACAGAGTTTTGGGGGTGGGTCATACGTGATATAAAAAAAGAATATCCTGATACCGTATTTTTAGCGGAAGCATTCACAAATTATGAGAAGCTTGAAGAACTTGCAAAAGTAGGTTTTTCACAATCATACACATATTTTACCTGGCGGAACGGGAAAAATGAATTGATAGAATATGTCTTAAAATTAACAAATTTTTATTTAAAGGATTTTTTACGGGCAAATTATTTTACCAACACTCCTGATATATGCCCGCCGATAATTCAGTCGGGAGGACAGCCTGCTTTCAAAATGAGAGTCGCGCTCGCTTCCACGCTTTCTTCAGTGTATGGTATTTATAGCGGTTATGAACTTTGCGATGGAAATGCTTTTCCCAGAACCGAAACTTATGCCGACTCGGAAAAATACCAGTATAAGGTTTGGGATTGGAATAAACAGGGAAACATAAAAGATTATATAGCTAAAATCAACGAAATACGGAACTCTAATCCTGCATTGCAACAATACGATAATTTAAGAATTTACAATTCCATTAATGACAATATATTTTTCTATGGAAAAAAATATGGAGACAATATAATTCTAATTGCGGTAAATGTTAATCCTTTTGAAATTCAGAATGCAAGAGTGACCGTACCTGTTGAAGAGTTTGGTATTTCATCAGATACGGATTATATTGTAGAAGAATTGATTACCGGTAAGAAGTATGTATGGCATGGCAGAGAAAATTATGTTCGTCTTGAACCCCACAAAGAACCTGTTTATATATTTCGTGTAGTAGCGCGCCCTTGGCGCGCCACAAAAAATGAACCTCAAAACGAACTTGCAGTACAACATTCAAAAAAATTCTTTGAGTTACGGGAAAAGGTTACAAAACACAATGATGTCTATGCGAGAAGAGAATTAGCAGAATTTTTTAATAACGAAATTTTATGGCGAGTTTATACCGGTGAAACTTTTGATGAAAATTATGCTAACACGATAAATATAGAAGCAAGAAAATATGAGTTCCAGTCAATTATTCATGCTTATATAACAGCACCTGGACATTAA